From one Triticum aestivum cultivar Chinese Spring chromosome 4B, IWGSC CS RefSeq v2.1, whole genome shotgun sequence genomic stretch:
- the LOC123091477 gene encoding NDR1/HIN1-like protein 10 codes for MHPASSSSSAAHPPDGDRPNAKAPTPPGPAMGYPANAAPNPGNASSAYYAAAPPPVANGNGTAAFGVAYPYPAPPPHHHHHHPPPPPPYHHYHNHHNPYQAAPPPPPTCLRRLLALVVAAFLLLGAGTFIVWLLLRPRAPAFSLSALTLSRVAYSPANSSLSAAFDASLLADNPNSKLTISYSSLVAYVDLAPSSPIAVTSLAPFAQGPRNTTTLAFRLDVDGTYVGPDEAAALKSGNGGTMEVQVRLAAIAVFDRGGWRTRRRAMRVLCDGVPVTFRGKNATDAKFDGPARRCQVVL; via the coding sequence ATGCATCCCGCGTCCTCTTCCTCGTCAGCGGCGCACCCGCCCGACGGCGACCGCCCCAACGCCAAGGCCCCAACGCCTCCCGGCCCGGCCATGGGCTACCCCGCCAACGCCGCGCCCAACCCCGGCAACGCCAGCTCCGCCTActacgccgccgcgccgccccccgtcgccaacGGCAACGGCACGGCCGCCTTCGGCGTCGCCTACCCCTACCCGGCCCCGcccccgcaccaccaccaccaccacccgcctccGCCCCCGCCCTACCACCACTACCACAACCACCACAACCCCTACCAGGcggcccctccgccgccgcccacctgcctgcgccgcctcctcgcgctcgtcgtcgccgccttcctcctcctcggcgccGGCACCTTCATCGTCTGGCTCCTCCTCCGCCCCCGCGCGCCCGCCTTCTCCCTCTCCGCTCTCACGCTCTCCCGCGTCGCCTACTCCCCGGCCAActcctccctctccgccgccttcgACGCCTCGCTCCTCGCCGACAACCCCAACTCCAAGCTCACCATCTCCTACTCATCCCTCGTCGCTTACGTTGacctcgccccctcctcccccATCGCCGTTACCTCCCTCGCGCCCTTCGCGCAGGGGCCCCGGAACACCACCACGCTCGCCTTCCGCCTCGACGTCGACGGGACCTATGTCGGGCCCGACGAGGCCGCCGCGCTCAAGAGCGGGAACGGGGGCACCATGGAGGTCCAGGTGAGGCTCGCGGCCATTGCCGTGTTCGATAGAGGGGGCTGGCGCACCCGCCGGAGGGCCATGAGGGTGTTGTGCGATGGAGTGCCTGTCACATTCCGTGGGAAGAACGCCACCGACGCAAAATTTGATGGCCCGGCACGCCGCTGCCAAGTCGTCTTGTGA